Proteins encoded together in one Ipomoea triloba cultivar NCNSP0323 chromosome 4, ASM357664v1 window:
- the LOC116016502 gene encoding CBL-interacting serine/threonine-protein kinase 9 isoform X2, with amino-acid sequence MQTQARRMSSTALTFPSSSSIAAVGTPVTRTRVGKYELGNTLGEGSFAKVKYATNLTSGESVAIKIIDRDRILRHKMVEGIKREISTMKLIKHPNVIRIFEVLASKTKIYIVLEYANGGELFDKIARHGRLKEDEARGYFQQLINAVDYCHSRGVYHRDLKEDGLLHTACGTPNYVAPEVLADKGYNGTSADVWSCGVILFVLMAGYLPFDEPNLTVLYRRIQKASFAFPSWFSSSSKKLIKRILDPNPVTRITIPEILKNDWFKKGYKPPHFQPDEDVTLDDVDAVFNDSEENLVTEMKEKPESMNAFELISRSHGFNLENLFEKQMNLVKRETCFTSKCPANEIMSKIEETAKPLGFNVQKRNYKIKLQGDKTGRKGHLSVATEVFEVAPSLHMVQLRKTGGDTLEFHKFYKNLNSGLKDIVWTSEQSNEEPKVA; translated from the exons ATGCAAACACAAGCACGGAGAATGAGCAGCACCGCCCTTacttttccttcttcctcctctATTGCAGCGGTGGGAACGCCGGTGACGCGGACTCGGGTAGGCAAATATGAATTGGGAAATACGTTGGGGGAGGGCAGTTTTGCAAAGGTCAAGTATGCCACCAACTTGACCTCCGGGGAGAGCGTCGCCATCAAAATCATCGACCGCGACCGCATCCTACGTCACAAGATGGTCGAAGGG ATTAAGAGAGAAATATCTACAATGAAGTTGATCAAACATCCCAATGTTATAAGAATCTTTGAG gTTCTGGCAAGCAAAACAAAGATTTACATTGTACTTGAGTATGCAAATGGAGGTGAGCTCTTTGATAAAATA GCTAGACATGGGAGACTTAAGGAAGATGAAGCTAGAGGATATTTCCAACAGCTTATCAATGCTGTGGATTACTGTCACAGCAGAGGTGTTTACCACAGAGATTTGAAG GAAGATGGACTCCTTCATACTGCTTGTGGCACACCAAATTATGTTGCCCCTGAG GTGCTCGCTGACAAAGGCTATAATGGTACATCTGCCGACGTATGGTCTTGTGGAGTCATTCTTTTCGTTTTAATGGCAGGATACTTGCCATTTGATGAACCAAACCTCACGGTTTTGTATAGGAGA ATTCAAAAGGCTAGTTTTGCTTTTCCATCATGGTTCTCATCAAGTtccaaaaagctaattaaacgAATTCTTGACCCAAATCCTGTCACA CGAATAACAATTCCAGAGATTTTGAAAAATGATTGGTTCAAGAAAGGTTACAAACCACCTCACTTTCAGCCAGATGAGGATGTAACTCTTGATGATGTGGATGCTGTTTTCAATGACTCAGAG GAAAATCTTGTTACCGAAATGAAAGAGAAACCTGAATCCATGAATGCCTTTGAACTTATTTCTAGGTCTCACGGTTTCAATCTGGAAAATTTGTTTGAGAAACAAATG AACCTTGTTAAAAGAGAAACATGTTTTACTTCCAAGTGCCCTGCAAATGAAATAATGTCTAAAATTGAGGAAACAGCAAAACCTTTGGGTTTCAATGTCCAGAAAAGAAATTACAAG ATTAAATTACAGGGTGATAAGACTGGGAGGAAAGGTCACCTTTCTGTTGCCACGGAG GTGTTTGAGGTGGCTCCCTCCTTGCACATGGTTCAACTCCGGAAAACTGGTGGTGACACTTTAGAATTTCACAAG TTCTACAAAAACTTGAATTCTGGATTGAAAGATATAGTCTGGACTTCTGAACAAAGTAACGAAGAACCAAAG GTAGCTTAG
- the LOC116016502 gene encoding CBL-interacting serine/threonine-protein kinase 9 isoform X6, with product MQMEARHGRLKEDEARGYFQQLINAVDYCHSRGVYHRDLKPENLLLDSFGILKVSDFGLSALPKQVREDGLLHTACGTPNYVAPEVLADKGYNGTSADVWSCGVILFVLMAGYLPFDEPNLTVLYRRIQKASFAFPSWFSSSSKKLIKRILDPNPVTRITIPEILKNDWFKKGYKPPHFQPDEDVTLDDVDAVFNDSEENLVTEMKEKPESMNAFELISRSHGFNLENLFEKQMNLVKRETCFTSKCPANEIMSKIEETAKPLGFNVQKRNYKIKLQGDKTGRKGHLSVATEVFEVAPSLHMVQLRKTGGDTLEFHKFYKNLNSGLKDIVWTSEQSNEEPKVA from the exons ATGCAAATGGAG GCTAGACATGGGAGACTTAAGGAAGATGAAGCTAGAGGATATTTCCAACAGCTTATCAATGCTGTGGATTACTGTCACAGCAGAGGTGTTTACCACAGAGATTTGAAG CCTGAGAATCTATTGTTAGACTCATTTGGCATTCTTAAAGTTTCTGACTTTGGGCTGAGTGCACTTCCAAAGCAAGTGCGA GAAGATGGACTCCTTCATACTGCTTGTGGCACACCAAATTATGTTGCCCCTGAG GTGCTCGCTGACAAAGGCTATAATGGTACATCTGCCGACGTATGGTCTTGTGGAGTCATTCTTTTCGTTTTAATGGCAGGATACTTGCCATTTGATGAACCAAACCTCACGGTTTTGTATAGGAGA ATTCAAAAGGCTAGTTTTGCTTTTCCATCATGGTTCTCATCAAGTtccaaaaagctaattaaacgAATTCTTGACCCAAATCCTGTCACA CGAATAACAATTCCAGAGATTTTGAAAAATGATTGGTTCAAGAAAGGTTACAAACCACCTCACTTTCAGCCAGATGAGGATGTAACTCTTGATGATGTGGATGCTGTTTTCAATGACTCAGAG GAAAATCTTGTTACCGAAATGAAAGAGAAACCTGAATCCATGAATGCCTTTGAACTTATTTCTAGGTCTCACGGTTTCAATCTGGAAAATTTGTTTGAGAAACAAATG AACCTTGTTAAAAGAGAAACATGTTTTACTTCCAAGTGCCCTGCAAATGAAATAATGTCTAAAATTGAGGAAACAGCAAAACCTTTGGGTTTCAATGTCCAGAAAAGAAATTACAAG ATTAAATTACAGGGTGATAAGACTGGGAGGAAAGGTCACCTTTCTGTTGCCACGGAG GTGTTTGAGGTGGCTCCCTCCTTGCACATGGTTCAACTCCGGAAAACTGGTGGTGACACTTTAGAATTTCACAAG TTCTACAAAAACTTGAATTCTGGATTGAAAGATATAGTCTGGACTTCTGAACAAAGTAACGAAGAACCAAAG GTAGCTTAG
- the LOC116017547 gene encoding probable serine/threonine-protein kinase WNK10, which produces MSIPTIIVRREAIGTRVFRGIIPSAADSRAPFGRRLLQPPLIRLRFSSLFLAFLWAVVFLSVFPFSFSSYPSLVSSSTAVWSVAGMTSSGTRSGSFHSGNGPGLGIGNGSFLGFSANGKYRLFASSNEQPDLEEVDYVEKDPRGRYLRYNQVLGKGAFKTVFKAFDQIDGIEVAWSRVKIADMLQSPEDLEKLYSEVHLLRQLKHENIIKFCDSWIDDKKKTINMITELFTSGSLRQYRKKHKTIDMKAIKNWARQILQGLAYLHSQNPPIIHRDLKCDNIFVNGNRGEIKIGDLGLATVLQQSTAKSVIGTPEFMAPELYEEEYNELVDIYSFGMCMLEMVTLDFPYSECKNPAQIYKKVTSGIKPASLSKVTDPEVREFIKKCLVAAPQRSPAKELLKDAFFQFEKYKKPLYVPLQLPTQIPRSLSSLNYEPNSMDIDPEHNQSAGTDSNCGSPHAQVLEFQRFHRNNEFKLRGEKNDDSSISLTLRIADPCGQVRNIHFLFYLDTDTALSVAGEMVEQLELAKHDVAFIADFINYLIMRIIPGWKPSSECDSSGGKSTCEGDEAMTGCSKSTLHQDDISSSQSEISSQADKGKVYLHSRVASPHVAEMEDKESQGSIAFEVMVMGNHVSARNRMSSGSVDYGVDGMCKGSGRMISDMDLWDLCQDEYKVQGNGNGSGNVSELTKHMEWTFADMSGTRLFLNPAGNSLSLMEKTRETELNVHLASIEEQYQQWFQQLSRMREEALQAARKRWITK; this is translated from the exons ATGTCGATCCCGACGATTATTGTTCGGCGAGAGGCGATCGGCACTCGAGTATTCAGAGGCATTATTCCAAGTGCAGCAGACTCGCGGGCCCCTTTTGGGAGACGTCTTCTCCAGCCCCCTCTGATTAGGTTGCGTTTTAGCTCTCTCTTCCTCGCCTTTCTTTGGGCTGTGGTGTTCCtttctgtttttcctttttcgTTTTCTTCTTATCCGTCTTTGGTTTCTTCGTCTACTGCTGTTTGGTCGGTCGCCGGGATGACTAGTTCCGGTACTCGATCGGGATCGTTTCATTCCGGGAATGGGCCCGGGCTTGGTATTGGAAATGGGAGCTTCCTAGGATTTTCTGCCAACGGAAAATATCGGTTGTTTGCAAGTTCTAATGAGCAgcctgaccttgaggaggttgACTACGTGGAGAAAGATCCCAGAGGTCGATACCTTCGG TATAACCAAGTATTGGGCAAGGGAGCTTTCAAGACTGT CTTTAAGGCATTTGACCAAATTGATGGAATTGAAGTTGCATGGAGTCGAGTAAAAATTGCTGACATGTTACAGTCACCAGAAGATTTGGAAAAGCTATACTCTGAGGTTCATCTTCTTAGACAGTTGAAACACGAAAACATTATCAAGTTCTGTGATTCATGGATTGATGACAAGAAGAAGACAATTAACATGATTACAGAGCTCTTTACATCTGGGAGCCTGAGACA ATATCGCAAGAAGCACAAAACTATTGATATGAAAGCTATCAAGAATTGGGCTAGGCAAATTCTTCAAGGTTTAGCCTATCTTCATAGTCAGAACCCTCCTATCATTCACAGAGACTTGAAATGTGACAATATATTTGTGAATGGAAATCGAGGTGAAATAAAAATTGGCGACCTTGGATTGGCAACTGTTCTGCAGCAGTCTACTGCCAAGAGTGTGATTG GGACTCCTGAATTTATGGCCCCTGAGCTTTATgaagaggaatataatgaactAGTTGACATCTATTCCTTTGGCATGTGTATGCTGGAAATGGTCACCTTGGATTTTCCTTACAGTGAGTGCAAGAATCCAGCACAAATTTATAAGAAAGTTACCTCG GGTATAAAACCTGCATCTCTAAGCAAGGTTACTGATCCTGAAGTCAGAGAATTCATCAAGAAATGTTTGGTTGCAGCACCTCAAAGGTCGCCTGCTAAGGAGCTTCTTAAAGATGCCTTTTTTCAATTTGAGAAATATAAAAAGCCACTATATGTTCCATTACAGTTACCTACTCAAATTCCAAGATCATTAAGTTCATTGAACTATGAACCTAACTCAATGGATATAGATCCTGAGCATAACCAGTCTGCGGGTACAGACTCCAATTGTGGAAGTCCTCATGCTCAAGTATTGGAATTCCAAAGATTTCATCGGAATAATGAATTCAAGTTAAGGGGAGAGAAGAATGATGACAGCTCAATTTCATTGACCTTGCGCATTGCAGATCCCTGTG GTCAAGTGAGGAATATACACTTTCTCTTCTATCTTGACACCGACACTGCACTTTCAGTTGCGGGTGAGATGGTTGAACAATTGGAGCTAGCCAAGCATGATGTTGCTTTCATTGCGGATTTTATCAATTACCTAATAATGAGAATTATACCTGGTTGGAAGCCCTCATCTGAGTGTGATTCTAGTGGAGGAAAAAGTACATGTGAAGGGGATGAGGCCATGACAGGCTGTTCCAAGTCAACTCTTCATCAAGATGATATTTCAAGTAGTCAAAGCGAAATTAGTTCCCAAGCTGATAAGGGGAAGGTGTATCTCCATTCAAGAGTTGCATCTCCTCATGTGGCTGAAATGGAGGATAAAGAGTCTCAAGGATCAATTGCATTTGAGGTTATGGTTATGGGTAATCATGTTTCTGCAAGGAATAGGATGTCATCCGGAAGTGTAGATTACGGTGTTGATGGGATGTGTAAAGGTTCGGGTAGGATGATTTCAGATATGGATTTGTGGGATTTATGCCAGGATGAATATAAAGTGCAGGGAAATGGAAATGGTAGTGGTAATGTAAGTGAATTAACAAAGCACATGGAATGGACTTTTGCAGATATGAGTGGAACACGTTTATTTCTGAACCCAGCAGGCAATTCTCTGTCGTTGATGGAGAAAACCCGGGAGACGGAGCTAAATGTGCATCTTGCGTCAATTGAAGAGCAATACCAGCAGTGGTTTCAACAGCTGTCAAGAATGAGGGAGGAGGCATTGCAAGCAGCGAGGAAGCGATGGATAACAAAGTAG
- the LOC116016502 gene encoding CBL-interacting serine/threonine-protein kinase 23 isoform X5, producing the protein MQTQARRMSSTALTFPSSSSIAAVGTPVTRTRVGKYELGNTLGEGSFAKVKYATNLTSGESVAIKIIDRDRILRHKMVEGIKREISTMKLIKHPNVIRIFEVLASKTKIYIVLEYANGGELFDKIARHGRLKEDEARGYFQQLINAVDYCHSRGVYHRDLKPENLLLDSFGILKVSDFGLSALPKQVREDGLLHTACGTPNYVAPEVLADKGYNGTSADVWSCGVILFVLMAGYLPFDEPNLTVLYRRIQKASFAFPSWFSSSSKKLIKRILDPNPVTRITIPEILKNDWFKKGYKPPHFQPDEDVTLDDVDAVFNDSEIKLQGDKTGRKGHLSVATEVFEVAPSLHMVQLRKTGGDTLEFHKFYKNLNSGLKDIVWTSEQSNEEPKVA; encoded by the exons ATGCAAACACAAGCACGGAGAATGAGCAGCACCGCCCTTacttttccttcttcctcctctATTGCAGCGGTGGGAACGCCGGTGACGCGGACTCGGGTAGGCAAATATGAATTGGGAAATACGTTGGGGGAGGGCAGTTTTGCAAAGGTCAAGTATGCCACCAACTTGACCTCCGGGGAGAGCGTCGCCATCAAAATCATCGACCGCGACCGCATCCTACGTCACAAGATGGTCGAAGGG ATTAAGAGAGAAATATCTACAATGAAGTTGATCAAACATCCCAATGTTATAAGAATCTTTGAG gTTCTGGCAAGCAAAACAAAGATTTACATTGTACTTGAGTATGCAAATGGAGGTGAGCTCTTTGATAAAATA GCTAGACATGGGAGACTTAAGGAAGATGAAGCTAGAGGATATTTCCAACAGCTTATCAATGCTGTGGATTACTGTCACAGCAGAGGTGTTTACCACAGAGATTTGAAG CCTGAGAATCTATTGTTAGACTCATTTGGCATTCTTAAAGTTTCTGACTTTGGGCTGAGTGCACTTCCAAAGCAAGTGCGA GAAGATGGACTCCTTCATACTGCTTGTGGCACACCAAATTATGTTGCCCCTGAG GTGCTCGCTGACAAAGGCTATAATGGTACATCTGCCGACGTATGGTCTTGTGGAGTCATTCTTTTCGTTTTAATGGCAGGATACTTGCCATTTGATGAACCAAACCTCACGGTTTTGTATAGGAGA ATTCAAAAGGCTAGTTTTGCTTTTCCATCATGGTTCTCATCAAGTtccaaaaagctaattaaacgAATTCTTGACCCAAATCCTGTCACA CGAATAACAATTCCAGAGATTTTGAAAAATGATTGGTTCAAGAAAGGTTACAAACCACCTCACTTTCAGCCAGATGAGGATGTAACTCTTGATGATGTGGATGCTGTTTTCAATGACTCAGAG ATTAAATTACAGGGTGATAAGACTGGGAGGAAAGGTCACCTTTCTGTTGCCACGGAG GTGTTTGAGGTGGCTCCCTCCTTGCACATGGTTCAACTCCGGAAAACTGGTGGTGACACTTTAGAATTTCACAAG TTCTACAAAAACTTGAATTCTGGATTGAAAGATATAGTCTGGACTTCTGAACAAAGTAACGAAGAACCAAAG GTAGCTTAG
- the LOC116016502 gene encoding CBL-interacting serine/threonine-protein kinase 9 isoform X1 produces the protein MQTQARRMSSTALTFPSSSSIAAVGTPVTRTRVGKYELGNTLGEGSFAKVKYATNLTSGESVAIKIIDRDRILRHKMVEGIKREISTMKLIKHPNVIRIFEVLASKTKIYIVLEYANGGELFDKIARHGRLKEDEARGYFQQLINAVDYCHSRGVYHRDLKPENLLLDSFGILKVSDFGLSALPKQVREDGLLHTACGTPNYVAPEVLADKGYNGTSADVWSCGVILFVLMAGYLPFDEPNLTVLYRRIQKASFAFPSWFSSSSKKLIKRILDPNPVTRITIPEILKNDWFKKGYKPPHFQPDEDVTLDDVDAVFNDSEENLVTEMKEKPESMNAFELISRSHGFNLENLFEKQMNLVKRETCFTSKCPANEIMSKIEETAKPLGFNVQKRNYKIKLQGDKTGRKGHLSVATEVFEVAPSLHMVQLRKTGGDTLEFHKFYKNLNSGLKDIVWTSEQSNEEPKVA, from the exons ATGCAAACACAAGCACGGAGAATGAGCAGCACCGCCCTTacttttccttcttcctcctctATTGCAGCGGTGGGAACGCCGGTGACGCGGACTCGGGTAGGCAAATATGAATTGGGAAATACGTTGGGGGAGGGCAGTTTTGCAAAGGTCAAGTATGCCACCAACTTGACCTCCGGGGAGAGCGTCGCCATCAAAATCATCGACCGCGACCGCATCCTACGTCACAAGATGGTCGAAGGG ATTAAGAGAGAAATATCTACAATGAAGTTGATCAAACATCCCAATGTTATAAGAATCTTTGAG gTTCTGGCAAGCAAAACAAAGATTTACATTGTACTTGAGTATGCAAATGGAGGTGAGCTCTTTGATAAAATA GCTAGACATGGGAGACTTAAGGAAGATGAAGCTAGAGGATATTTCCAACAGCTTATCAATGCTGTGGATTACTGTCACAGCAGAGGTGTTTACCACAGAGATTTGAAG CCTGAGAATCTATTGTTAGACTCATTTGGCATTCTTAAAGTTTCTGACTTTGGGCTGAGTGCACTTCCAAAGCAAGTGCGA GAAGATGGACTCCTTCATACTGCTTGTGGCACACCAAATTATGTTGCCCCTGAG GTGCTCGCTGACAAAGGCTATAATGGTACATCTGCCGACGTATGGTCTTGTGGAGTCATTCTTTTCGTTTTAATGGCAGGATACTTGCCATTTGATGAACCAAACCTCACGGTTTTGTATAGGAGA ATTCAAAAGGCTAGTTTTGCTTTTCCATCATGGTTCTCATCAAGTtccaaaaagctaattaaacgAATTCTTGACCCAAATCCTGTCACA CGAATAACAATTCCAGAGATTTTGAAAAATGATTGGTTCAAGAAAGGTTACAAACCACCTCACTTTCAGCCAGATGAGGATGTAACTCTTGATGATGTGGATGCTGTTTTCAATGACTCAGAG GAAAATCTTGTTACCGAAATGAAAGAGAAACCTGAATCCATGAATGCCTTTGAACTTATTTCTAGGTCTCACGGTTTCAATCTGGAAAATTTGTTTGAGAAACAAATG AACCTTGTTAAAAGAGAAACATGTTTTACTTCCAAGTGCCCTGCAAATGAAATAATGTCTAAAATTGAGGAAACAGCAAAACCTTTGGGTTTCAATGTCCAGAAAAGAAATTACAAG ATTAAATTACAGGGTGATAAGACTGGGAGGAAAGGTCACCTTTCTGTTGCCACGGAG GTGTTTGAGGTGGCTCCCTCCTTGCACATGGTTCAACTCCGGAAAACTGGTGGTGACACTTTAGAATTTCACAAG TTCTACAAAAACTTGAATTCTGGATTGAAAGATATAGTCTGGACTTCTGAACAAAGTAACGAAGAACCAAAG GTAGCTTAG
- the LOC116016502 gene encoding CBL-interacting serine/threonine-protein kinase 9 isoform X3 — protein MQTQARRMSSTALTFPSSSSIAAVGTPVTRTRVGKYELGNTLGEGSFAKVKYATNLTSGESVAIKIIDRDRILRHKMVEGIKREISTMKLIKHPNVIRIFEVLASKTKIYIVLEYANGGELFDKIARHGRLKEDEARGYFQQLINAVDYCHSRGVYHRDLKPENLLLDSFGILKVSDFGLSALPKQVREDGLLHTACGTPNYVAPEVLADKGYNGTSADVWSCGVILFVLMAGYLPFDEPNLTVLYRRIQKASFAFPSWFSSSSKKLIKRILDPNPVTRITIPEILKNDWFKKGYKPPHFQPDEDVTLDDVDAVFNDSENLVKRETCFTSKCPANEIMSKIEETAKPLGFNVQKRNYKIKLQGDKTGRKGHLSVATEVFEVAPSLHMVQLRKTGGDTLEFHKFYKNLNSGLKDIVWTSEQSNEEPKVA, from the exons ATGCAAACACAAGCACGGAGAATGAGCAGCACCGCCCTTacttttccttcttcctcctctATTGCAGCGGTGGGAACGCCGGTGACGCGGACTCGGGTAGGCAAATATGAATTGGGAAATACGTTGGGGGAGGGCAGTTTTGCAAAGGTCAAGTATGCCACCAACTTGACCTCCGGGGAGAGCGTCGCCATCAAAATCATCGACCGCGACCGCATCCTACGTCACAAGATGGTCGAAGGG ATTAAGAGAGAAATATCTACAATGAAGTTGATCAAACATCCCAATGTTATAAGAATCTTTGAG gTTCTGGCAAGCAAAACAAAGATTTACATTGTACTTGAGTATGCAAATGGAGGTGAGCTCTTTGATAAAATA GCTAGACATGGGAGACTTAAGGAAGATGAAGCTAGAGGATATTTCCAACAGCTTATCAATGCTGTGGATTACTGTCACAGCAGAGGTGTTTACCACAGAGATTTGAAG CCTGAGAATCTATTGTTAGACTCATTTGGCATTCTTAAAGTTTCTGACTTTGGGCTGAGTGCACTTCCAAAGCAAGTGCGA GAAGATGGACTCCTTCATACTGCTTGTGGCACACCAAATTATGTTGCCCCTGAG GTGCTCGCTGACAAAGGCTATAATGGTACATCTGCCGACGTATGGTCTTGTGGAGTCATTCTTTTCGTTTTAATGGCAGGATACTTGCCATTTGATGAACCAAACCTCACGGTTTTGTATAGGAGA ATTCAAAAGGCTAGTTTTGCTTTTCCATCATGGTTCTCATCAAGTtccaaaaagctaattaaacgAATTCTTGACCCAAATCCTGTCACA CGAATAACAATTCCAGAGATTTTGAAAAATGATTGGTTCAAGAAAGGTTACAAACCACCTCACTTTCAGCCAGATGAGGATGTAACTCTTGATGATGTGGATGCTGTTTTCAATGACTCAGAG AACCTTGTTAAAAGAGAAACATGTTTTACTTCCAAGTGCCCTGCAAATGAAATAATGTCTAAAATTGAGGAAACAGCAAAACCTTTGGGTTTCAATGTCCAGAAAAGAAATTACAAG ATTAAATTACAGGGTGATAAGACTGGGAGGAAAGGTCACCTTTCTGTTGCCACGGAG GTGTTTGAGGTGGCTCCCTCCTTGCACATGGTTCAACTCCGGAAAACTGGTGGTGACACTTTAGAATTTCACAAG TTCTACAAAAACTTGAATTCTGGATTGAAAGATATAGTCTGGACTTCTGAACAAAGTAACGAAGAACCAAAG GTAGCTTAG
- the LOC116016502 gene encoding CBL-interacting serine/threonine-protein kinase 9 isoform X4, which yields MQTQARRMSSTALTFPSSSSIAAVGTPVTRTRVGKYELGNTLGEGSFAKVKYATNLTSGESVAIKIIDRDRILRHKMVEGIKREISTMKLIKHPNVIRIFEVLASKTKIYIVLEYANGGELFDKIARHGRLKEDEARGYFQQLINAVDYCHSRGVYHRDLKPENLLLDSFGILKVSDFGLSALPKQVREDGLLHTACGTPNYVAPEVLADKGYNGTSADVWSCGVILFVLMAGYLPFDEPNLTVLYRRIQKASFAFPSWFSSSSKKLIKRILDPNPVTRITIPEILKNDWFKKGYKPPHFQPDEDVTLDDVDAVFNDSEENLVTEMKEKPESMNAFELISRSHGFNLENLFEKQMIKLQGDKTGRKGHLSVATEVFEVAPSLHMVQLRKTGGDTLEFHKFYKNLNSGLKDIVWTSEQSNEEPKVA from the exons ATGCAAACACAAGCACGGAGAATGAGCAGCACCGCCCTTacttttccttcttcctcctctATTGCAGCGGTGGGAACGCCGGTGACGCGGACTCGGGTAGGCAAATATGAATTGGGAAATACGTTGGGGGAGGGCAGTTTTGCAAAGGTCAAGTATGCCACCAACTTGACCTCCGGGGAGAGCGTCGCCATCAAAATCATCGACCGCGACCGCATCCTACGTCACAAGATGGTCGAAGGG ATTAAGAGAGAAATATCTACAATGAAGTTGATCAAACATCCCAATGTTATAAGAATCTTTGAG gTTCTGGCAAGCAAAACAAAGATTTACATTGTACTTGAGTATGCAAATGGAGGTGAGCTCTTTGATAAAATA GCTAGACATGGGAGACTTAAGGAAGATGAAGCTAGAGGATATTTCCAACAGCTTATCAATGCTGTGGATTACTGTCACAGCAGAGGTGTTTACCACAGAGATTTGAAG CCTGAGAATCTATTGTTAGACTCATTTGGCATTCTTAAAGTTTCTGACTTTGGGCTGAGTGCACTTCCAAAGCAAGTGCGA GAAGATGGACTCCTTCATACTGCTTGTGGCACACCAAATTATGTTGCCCCTGAG GTGCTCGCTGACAAAGGCTATAATGGTACATCTGCCGACGTATGGTCTTGTGGAGTCATTCTTTTCGTTTTAATGGCAGGATACTTGCCATTTGATGAACCAAACCTCACGGTTTTGTATAGGAGA ATTCAAAAGGCTAGTTTTGCTTTTCCATCATGGTTCTCATCAAGTtccaaaaagctaattaaacgAATTCTTGACCCAAATCCTGTCACA CGAATAACAATTCCAGAGATTTTGAAAAATGATTGGTTCAAGAAAGGTTACAAACCACCTCACTTTCAGCCAGATGAGGATGTAACTCTTGATGATGTGGATGCTGTTTTCAATGACTCAGAG GAAAATCTTGTTACCGAAATGAAAGAGAAACCTGAATCCATGAATGCCTTTGAACTTATTTCTAGGTCTCACGGTTTCAATCTGGAAAATTTGTTTGAGAAACAAATG ATTAAATTACAGGGTGATAAGACTGGGAGGAAAGGTCACCTTTCTGTTGCCACGGAG GTGTTTGAGGTGGCTCCCTCCTTGCACATGGTTCAACTCCGGAAAACTGGTGGTGACACTTTAGAATTTCACAAG TTCTACAAAAACTTGAATTCTGGATTGAAAGATATAGTCTGGACTTCTGAACAAAGTAACGAAGAACCAAAG GTAGCTTAG
- the LOC116015095 gene encoding uncharacterized protein LOC116015095 gives MGLLTNRVERSEIKPGDHIYTYRAVFAYSHHGIYVGGSKVVHFTRIENSSDTADDEVLNLSSSCPTFPDCGFRQPSSGVVLSCLDCFLKNGSLYYFEYGVTPSVFLAKVRGGTCTTAASDSPETVIHRAMHLLQNGFGNYDVFQNNCEDFALYCKTGLLTLDRLGAGRSGQASSVIGVPLAALISSPLKLLIPSPVGVATVTAGMYCMSRYATDIGVRTDVIKVAVEDLAMNLGLGSSNEGAVVVAQPQASNRQVAG, from the exons ATGGGGTTGCTGACAAACAGGGTCGAGAGAAGTGAGATCAAACCCGGGGATCATATATACACTTATAGGGCCGTTTTTGCTTACTCCCACCACG GCATTTATGTTGGTGGAAGCAAAGTTGTTCATTTTACCCGCATTGAGAATTCTTCTGATACTGCTGATGATGAAGTGTTGAACCTTTCTTCATCCTGCCCAACCTTTCCTGATTGTGGATTTAGGCAACCCAGTAGTGGAGTAGTACTTTCTTGTCTGGACTGCTTCCTCAAGAATGGCTCTCTCTACTACTTTGAGTATGGAGTGACACCTTCAGTTTTTCTTGCCAAAGTTCGAGGGGGCACTTGCACCACTGCAGCATCAGACTCCCCTGAGACAGTCATACACCGAGCAATGCATCTTCTCCAAAATGGATTTGGGAATTATGATGTATTCCAGAACAACTGTGAAGACTTTGCCTTGTACTGCAAAACAGGCCTTCTTACACTAGATAGGTTGGGAGCTGGAAGGAGTGGGCAAGCATCTTCAGTGATTGGTGTCCCTTTAGCAGCACTTATTTCTTCTCCTCTGAAGTTACTAATTCCCAGTCCTGTTGGTGTGGCCACAGTAACAGCGGGGATGTACTGCATGAGCCGCTATGCTACCGATATTGGCGTTCGTACAGATGTTATCAAGGTAGCAGTTGAGGACCTGGCTATGAACCTTGGCTTGGGAAGCAGTAATGAGGGAGCGGTGGTGGTAGCTCAGCCTCAGGCATCTAACCGGCAAGTTGCTGGGTGA